One window of the Eucalyptus grandis isolate ANBG69807.140 chromosome 6, ASM1654582v1, whole genome shotgun sequence genome contains the following:
- the LOC104432705 gene encoding LOW QUALITY PROTEIN: adenine nucleotide transporter BT1, chloroplastic/mitochondrial-like (The sequence of the model RefSeq protein was modified relative to this genomic sequence to represent the inferred CDS: deleted 1 base in 1 codon), giving the protein MGNSVTLFAYNTVNKQLSHKPGEQPKLPLPASLVAGACAGVSSTICTYPLELVKTQLTVQRGVYDGMFDAFLKIVRDEGPAELYRGLTPSLIGVIPYAATNYFAYDTLRKAYRKFFKEEKIGNIETLLIGSLAGAISSGATFPLEVARKHKQVGAVSGRQVYKNVVHALASILEHEGVGGLYRGLGPSCMKLVPAAGISFMCYEACKRILVEDDKEA; this is encoded by the exons ATGGGGAACTCAGTTACA CTATTTGCTTATAATACAGTCAACAAACAGTTGTCGCATAAGCCTGGGGAACAGCCAAAGCTTCCCCTTCCTGCCTCCTTAGTTGCAGGTGCCTGTGCTGGTGTGAGCTCAACAATATGCACATATCCTCTTGAGTTGGTCAAAACTCAACTCACAGTCCAG AGGGGAGTTTACGATGGTATGTTTGATGCGTTCTTGAAAATAGTGAGGGATGAGGGACCCGCAGAATTATATAGAGGCCTCACCCCCAGTCTTATCGGAGTTATTCCGTATGCTGCCACCAACTATTTTGCTTACGACACGTTGAGAAAGGCATATCGTAAG TTTTTTAAGGAAGAGAAGATTGGGAACATCGAGACCCTTCTCATCGGATCATTAGCTGGCGCTATTTCGAGTGGTGCAACTTTCCCCTTGGAGGTAGCTCGGAAGCATAAGCAAGTGGGAGCAGTCAGCGGTAGGCAGGTGTACAAAAACGTGGTTCATGCTCTTGCGAGCATACTTGAGCATGAAGGGGTTGGAGGTCTATATAGAGGTTTAGGCCCTAGTTGCATGAAGTTGGTGCCTGCTGCTGGGATATCCTTCATGTGCTACGAAGCGTGCAAGAGGATTCTGGTTGAGGATGATAAAGAGGCGTAA